In Cucurbita pepo subsp. pepo cultivar mu-cu-16 chromosome LG04, ASM280686v2, whole genome shotgun sequence, the following are encoded in one genomic region:
- the LOC111793856 gene encoding protein RADIALIS-like 3, whose protein sequence is MPFKGNNISHCPIGFAPPINLLNPSYKDHPLPSLLPHTLPFFPLQPFEPFLPYFYTIIMASMSSHGSASWTAKQNKAFEEALARYDRDTPDRWLNVARAVGGKTEEEVKRHYQLLVEDVKFIESGRVPYPYRNSGASS, encoded by the coding sequence ATGCCTTTTAAAGGTAATAACATTTCTCATTGCCCAATTGGATTTGCCCCACCTATCAACCTTCTCAATCCTTCTTATAAAGACCACCCACTGCCCTCTCTTTTGCCACACACATTGCCATTCTTTCCCTTGCAACCTTTTGAGCCCtttcttccttatttttatACTATTATCATGGCTTCCATGTCTTCCCATGGCTCTGCTTCATGGACTGCAAAGCAAAACAAAGCCTTTGAGGAGGCTTTGGCACGGTATGACCGAGACACACCTGACCGATGGCTCAATGTTGCAAGAGCTGTCGGTGGAAAAACCGAAGAGGAGGTCAAAAGGCACTACCAACTTCTTGTGGAGGATGTCAAGTTCATTGAGTCGGGCCGTGTTCCCTACCCGTATCGAAACTCAGGAGCCAGTAGCTAA
- the LOC111793790 gene encoding probable LRR receptor-like serine/threonine-protein kinase At2g16250: MAYDKQLMIHFAFLLFLLFLLFFEPTFQQQDSPSSSRAERAALLELRSSLGLRTKEWPIKLHPCLGWKGIKCINGRVTDINIAGFRRTSIGRKNPQFAVESLANLTLLQSFNASNFILPGVIPEWFGHHLSLLQVLDLRSCSIFGSIPSSLASLRHLSRLDLSSNYLSGSIPPGVGSLLKLRYLNLSKNMLSSSIPAQLGGLVSLLDLDLSVNSLSGTLPLELRGLTSLRSMVLRSNSLDGSLNDGLFRTLTRLQSLDLKDNNFTGLIPDGLWSMSGLQLLDVSRNSFTGLLPNYSSSFNITDAVLNVSQNAFYGSLTIILRRFSVIDLSGNYFEGNVPDYLPTDVSFVSNCLHNVSRQRTLAVCTSFYSARGLIFDTFGFLEPTEHPIAEVSSKKSNRNGVILGSVIGGSVVIFLIVLLILIFLWRRKRRTTNQRRGVVGPVLPTEAVEPTPRLLIDYASLGETFEYEELVQASNGFSDLNLVKHGHSGDLFYGVLQNGVRVVIKRVDLHRANDGYLVELELLSKVSNVRLVPFIGQCLENENEKFLVYKFVPNGDLSASLFKKVMSDEECLQSLDWITRLKIALGAAEGLCFLHHHCTPPLVHRDVQASSILLDDKFEVRLGSLSHVCGQQGEAQPSRSSKLLRLPQSSEEASLGLQTAVCTYDVYCFGKVLLELVTGKLGISAVPDAEINEWLDQTLPCISINNKELVTKILDPSLIVDEDLLEEAWAVAVVAKSCLNPKPSRRPVMKYILKALENPLKVVREENSSSRQFRSTSIGSSWNASLFGSWHQSLSDVTMLPSASLSKAGGSSFKRSGTMGSQGSDRNGGSERSSSRRRHSKEIFPEPAEVQDIERLENK; this comes from the exons ATGGCTTATGATAAGCAACTTATGATACACTTTGcattcttgttgttcttgttgttcttgttgttctttgAGCCCACATTTCAACAACAAGATTCACCGAGTTCTTCCCGGGCCGAACGAGCTGCGTTACTCGAGCTCAGGTCGTCGTTGGGTTTGAGAACCAAGGAGTGGCCTATAAAGCTTCACCCTTGCTTAGGCTGGAAGGGTATCAAGTGTATTAATGGTAGAGTAACTGATATCAATATTGCTGGCTTTAGAAGAACAAGTATTGGTAGGAAGAACCCTCAATTTGCTGTTGAATCCTTGGCTAATTTGACCCTTTTACAGTCCTTTAATGCTTCTAATTTCATTCTTCCTGGTGTGATTCCTGAGTGGTTTGGACATCATCTCAGCTTGCTCCAAGTGCTTGATCTACGGTCTTGTTCTATATTTGGTTCTATTCCATCGTCACTTGCATCGCTTCGACATCTATCTCGGCTTGATCTTTCTTCTAATTACTTATCCGGGTCGATCCCTCCGGGCGTTGGGAGCCTATTGAAGCTTCGGTATCTAAACCTTTCGAAAAACATGTTGTCTTCTTCAATACCAGCTCAACTTGGAGGGCTTGTTAGCTTACTTGACCTTGACCTGAGTGTCAATTCTTTGTCTGGAACATTGCCTTTGGAGTTAAGAGGATTAACGAGCTTGCGAAGTATGGTACTCCGGAGCAATTCGCTCGATGGTTCGTTGAATGACGGTTTGTTTCGAACGTTAACACGGTTGCAATCCTTGGATCTGAAAGATAACAACTTTACTGGCTTAATCCCTGATGGGTTATGGTCAATGTCTGGATTGCAGCTTCTTGATGTGTCTAGGAATAGTTTTACAGGATTGCTACCAAATTATAGCTCGAGTTTTAACATTACTGATGCTGTTCTTAATGTATCTCAGAATGCATTTTATGGGAGCCTTACAATCATATTGAGAAGATTCAGTGTCATCGATCTGTCGGGAAATTACTTCGAAGGAAACGTTCCTGATTATCTACCTACCGACGTATCTTTCGTTAGTAACTGCCTCCATAATGTGTCTAGACAGAGGACGTTGGCTGTTTGTACGTCATTCTATTCTGCAAGGGGACTCATCTTCGATACTTTCGGCTTTCTCGAGCCTACCGAACATCCAATAGCAGAAGTATCATCGAAGAAGAGCAACAGGAATGGTGTTATCTTAGGCAGTGTTATTGGTGGGAGTGTTGTTATCTTCCTAATAGTGTTGTTGATACTAATCTTCCtatggaggaggaagagaagaacTACTAATCAAAGACGAGGCGTCGTGGGACCTGTTCTTCCTACGGAGGCTGTCGAACCGACTCCTCGGTTGTTGATTGATTATGCAAGTTTAGGAGAAACGTTCGAGTATGAAGAGTTGGTTCAAGCAAGTAATGGTTTTAGTGATTTGAACCTTGTTAAACATGGTCATTCAGGGGATCTTTTTTATGGTGTATTGCAGAACGGGGTTCGTGTCGTTATCAAACGTGTCGATTTGCATCGAGCTAATGATGGTTACTTGGTGGAATTGGAACTGTTGAGTAAGGTTTCAAATGTAAGATTGGTTCCTTTTATTGGTCAGTGCTTGgagaatgaaaatgagaagttTTTGGTGTATAAATTTGTCCCAAATGGTGACTTATCAGCTTCGTTGTTCAAGAAAGTTATGAGTGATGAGGAGTGTTTGCAGTCGTTGGATTGGATTACAAGGCTTAAAATTGCATTAGGAGCTGCTGAGGGTCTTTGTTTTCTGCATCATCATTGTACTCCTCCTCTCGTGCATAG AGATGTTCAAGCGAGTAGCATACTCCTTGATGATAAATTTGAAGTGCGGCTTGGAAGCTTGAGCCATGTCTGTGGCCAACAAGGGGAAGCCCAACCGAGCAGAAGTAGCAAGCTACTGAGATTGCCACA GTCATCTGAGGAGGCCTCTTTAG GTTTGCAGACAGCAGTTTGTACCTATGATGTTTATTGTTTCGGAAAGGTGTTGCTCGAGCTCGTAACAGGAAAGCTCGGGATCAGTGCCGTCCCAGATGCCGAAATCAACGAATGGTTAGATCAGACCTTACCCTGCATCAGCATAAACAACAAGGAACTCGTGACAAAGATCCTGGATCCGTCATTGATCGTGGACGAAGATCTGTTGGAAGAAGCATGGGCTGTGGCTGTTGTTGCCAAGTCCTGTCTCAATCCGAAACCTTCGAGGCGACCCGTGATGAAATACATCCTCAAGGCTTTGGAAAATCCATTGAAGGTAGTAAGGGAAGAGAATTCGAGCTCGAGACAGTTTCGATCAACTTCCATTGGAAGTTCTTGGAATGCTTCTTTGTTCGGTAGCTGGCACCAAAGCCTTTCGGATGTTACGATGCTTCCATCAGCCTCCTTGTCTAAAGCAGGCGGAAGTAGTTTCAAACGATCAGGAACGATGGGTTCGCAAGGAAGTGATCGGAATGGTGGAAGCGAACGTTCGTCGTCTCGTCGACGACATTCGAAGGAGATATTCCCAGAACCAGCTGAAGTTCAAGACATTGAAAGATTGGAGAATAAGTAG
- the LOC111793825 gene encoding protein RADIALIS-like 3, with amino-acid sequence MASSSLKHLRPEAMWTAKQNKLFEMALALYDKETPERWQNVAKAISGKSADEVERHYEILLEDLQRIESGCVPIPNYRAAGNGDEELRLLKSLKFQ; translated from the exons ATGGCTTCGAGCTCTTTGAAGCATCTCCGACCGGAAGCAATGTGGACGGCAAAGCAGAACAAGCTGTTCGAGATGGCATTGGCTTTGTACGACAAAGAGACGCCCGAGAGATGGCAGAACGTCGCCAAGGCCATCAGCGGGAAGTCGGCGGACGAAGTCGAAAGACACTATGAGATACTCTTGGAAGATCTCCAGCGGATTGAGTCGGGGTGTGTTCCTATTCCAAATTATAGAGCTGCCGGAAATGGTGATGAAGAATTGAG GCTGCTCAAGTCGCTTAAGTTTCAATGA